A genomic window from Cutibacterium acnes includes:
- the lysX gene encoding bifunctional lysylphosphatidylglycerol synthetase/lysine--tRNA ligase LysX encodes MNIAALLIVLRLVFSRTTWVAIANNVFSLFIFPVDGFGWAGVVVLLVLSDALSRRKRFAWWVSLVVFGLMWLVAAAFFIIVVTEVFIGWPTDTLNDVDLAGYLFNVFSVGWILVALLTHRRDFAAHTVRANLGRAVVVLAGGLLATGFIGWLLVSLTGGVGRPRNRLVHIITRILQGSGAGIAQEPTSPHWVQGVVSFLLAVVLVAALVVILRSQRNIAMMSLSDELRLRRLLDENPADSLGYFALRRDKAVVFSRNGHAAVCYRTEAGVALASGDPVGPVDQWPGAIDAFLEVAHTYGWVPAVVGTSEEGATTWNQAGLRAMRIGDEAIISPATFNLDDPDLKPVRHTVTKLRAMGYTTRVRRHEDINPQELHSLIDLTDKWRQNGDERGFSMALSRLGDPLDGRCVMVEAIYPDDGPRAGQTAGILSFTPWGNDGLSLDVMRRDLDGADNGVTELMVAGLMAAGPEIGIRRVSMNFAVFREAIEEGARVGASPVRRLNRWLVLVASKWFQIEQLYRSNVKYKPSWQTRYLNFTDTSDLAQVGLAMGIAEGQLDIPNWLYPVEPPPQPIYSISGHPEIAEFLAEERAPILPQRRLPEQVRTRMATRERLIESGVEAYPPDCKPDHRLGDVAVELTGQEMTVSGRVDACRDHGGVIFVDLFDWTGACQLVMERDTMGVDSLRDFRHAVSLGDHLVATGTVGASRNGTLSLEMTSWRLAAKSLRPLPSRRSGFNDPEAKVRQRYLDLIVNPSARDQLRARSNAIRAVRETLLSHDYIEVETPILQTIHGGANARPFHTHINAYDLDLYLRIAPELYLKRLMVGGAGRVFEIGRNFRNEGADATHNPEFTMLEAYQAYGDYVQMRHLTREMILSAARNATGGTVVRGRDRKGVEHEIDLANEWHVITVNEGISRGLGEEVTADTPKETLIGYANKLGIATLPKWSRGDVVLELHEHLSEHVTVEPTFFCDFPTDVSPLTRQHRDDPRLAEKWDLIIFGSEVGTAYTELVDPVIQRERFTAQSLLAAGGDPEAMELDEDFLEALEYAMPPSGGMGMGLDRLVMMLTNASIRETISFPLVRPRTL; translated from the coding sequence ATGAACATCGCCGCCCTACTCATCGTGTTACGCCTGGTGTTTAGCCGCACCACGTGGGTGGCTATCGCCAACAACGTGTTCTCGTTGTTCATTTTCCCGGTTGACGGTTTCGGTTGGGCCGGTGTCGTGGTCCTGTTGGTGCTGTCGGACGCGCTGTCGCGACGTAAAAGGTTCGCCTGGTGGGTGAGCCTCGTCGTGTTTGGGTTGATGTGGCTGGTGGCGGCCGCGTTCTTTATCATCGTGGTCACCGAGGTTTTCATAGGTTGGCCGACAGACACCCTTAACGACGTTGATCTGGCGGGGTATCTGTTCAACGTGTTTTCGGTTGGCTGGATCTTGGTGGCATTGTTGACTCATCGTCGCGACTTTGCTGCGCACACGGTTCGCGCCAATCTCGGACGAGCGGTCGTCGTACTCGCTGGCGGTCTGTTGGCTACCGGATTTATTGGGTGGCTATTGGTGTCCCTGACCGGTGGTGTTGGACGGCCACGGAACCGCCTGGTGCACATCATTACTCGCATCCTTCAAGGTAGTGGAGCAGGTATCGCCCAGGAGCCGACGTCGCCGCACTGGGTGCAAGGTGTGGTCTCATTCCTGCTGGCCGTCGTGCTGGTGGCTGCGCTCGTCGTCATTTTGCGTTCCCAACGCAATATCGCGATGATGAGCCTGTCTGACGAGCTGAGATTACGCCGCCTTCTTGACGAAAATCCGGCTGATTCGCTGGGATATTTTGCCCTGCGCCGTGACAAGGCTGTCGTCTTTTCTCGCAACGGTCATGCCGCCGTCTGTTATCGCACGGAGGCTGGGGTGGCGTTGGCGTCGGGTGACCCAGTTGGCCCGGTTGACCAGTGGCCCGGAGCCATTGACGCATTTCTTGAGGTCGCCCACACCTATGGATGGGTTCCTGCCGTCGTTGGCACCTCAGAGGAAGGTGCGACGACATGGAACCAGGCCGGTTTGAGGGCGATGCGCATCGGCGACGAAGCCATCATCTCCCCGGCTACGTTTAATCTCGATGATCCTGATCTCAAGCCGGTGCGCCATACGGTCACGAAACTGCGCGCGATGGGATACACGACTCGGGTTCGACGCCATGAGGACATCAATCCGCAGGAGTTGCACAGCCTGATTGACCTGACTGATAAATGGCGTCAAAACGGCGACGAGCGCGGCTTCTCAATGGCGTTGTCTCGGTTGGGGGACCCTCTAGATGGTCGATGTGTCATGGTGGAGGCGATCTACCCCGACGACGGCCCTCGCGCTGGTCAGACGGCCGGTATTCTGTCCTTTACACCATGGGGTAATGACGGCTTGTCCCTCGACGTCATGAGGCGAGATCTCGACGGAGCAGATAACGGTGTGACTGAACTTATGGTCGCCGGACTCATGGCGGCCGGGCCAGAAATTGGCATTCGGCGGGTGTCCATGAATTTCGCGGTGTTCCGCGAGGCTATTGAGGAAGGCGCTCGAGTGGGTGCTTCCCCGGTGCGTCGGCTTAACCGCTGGTTGGTACTGGTGGCATCGAAGTGGTTTCAGATTGAGCAGTTGTACCGTTCCAACGTCAAGTACAAGCCGAGCTGGCAGACCCGCTACCTTAATTTCACTGACACCTCTGATCTGGCTCAGGTTGGTCTAGCAATGGGTATTGCTGAGGGTCAGCTCGATATTCCTAATTGGCTTTACCCGGTGGAACCGCCGCCCCAGCCGATATATTCAATTAGCGGGCATCCAGAGATTGCCGAATTCCTGGCTGAAGAACGCGCGCCAATTCTTCCGCAGCGTCGTCTTCCCGAACAGGTTCGTACTCGAATGGCGACCCGTGAGCGTCTTATTGAGTCGGGGGTGGAGGCCTATCCGCCTGACTGTAAGCCTGACCACCGGCTGGGTGACGTCGCCGTCGAGCTGACTGGCCAGGAGATGACCGTTTCCGGACGGGTGGATGCCTGCCGTGACCACGGCGGGGTCATCTTCGTTGACCTCTTCGACTGGACAGGTGCCTGCCAGCTAGTCATGGAACGTGACACCATGGGCGTCGACAGTCTGCGCGACTTCCGTCATGCGGTGTCTTTGGGAGATCACCTCGTTGCGACTGGAACAGTTGGGGCATCCCGTAACGGGACGCTAAGTCTGGAGATGACGTCGTGGCGGCTAGCAGCGAAGTCGTTGCGACCGCTGCCATCGAGAAGATCGGGATTCAATGACCCAGAGGCCAAGGTTCGTCAGCGTTATCTCGACCTCATCGTCAACCCCAGTGCGCGCGATCAGCTGCGTGCTCGCTCGAATGCCATCCGCGCGGTGCGAGAAACCCTGCTAAGTCACGACTACATCGAGGTTGAGACGCCGATTCTGCAGACGATCCACGGCGGGGCGAATGCGCGTCCATTCCACACCCACATCAACGCCTACGACCTGGACCTTTATCTGCGCATTGCCCCAGAGCTGTACCTCAAGAGGCTTATGGTCGGCGGGGCGGGACGAGTTTTCGAGATTGGTAGGAACTTCCGCAACGAGGGTGCCGACGCTACCCATAATCCCGAATTCACGATGCTCGAGGCCTACCAGGCCTATGGCGATTACGTCCAGATGCGTCACCTCACGAGGGAGATGATCCTGTCCGCAGCCCGCAACGCCACCGGTGGGACGGTCGTGCGCGGACGTGACCGCAAGGGTGTTGAGCATGAGATCGATTTGGCTAACGAATGGCATGTCATCACTGTCAACGAGGGAATCTCGCGCGGTTTGGGGGAGGAAGTTACTGCCGATACCCCCAAAGAGACGCTCATCGGGTACGCCAATAAGCTCGGGATTGCGACTTTGCCGAAGTGGAGTCGAGGCGATGTCGTCCTGGAGTTGCACGAGCACTTGAGTGAGCATGTCACCGTCGAACCGACCTTCTTCTGCGACTTCCCGACCGACGTCTCCCCGCTGACACGACAGCACCGCGATGACCCGCGACTGGCCGAGAAATGGGATCTCATCATCTTCGGCTCCGAGGTGGGTACTGCCTATACGGAACTCGTCGATCCGGTGATCCAACGGGAGCGGTTTACAGCCCAGTCCTTGCTCGCTGCGGGTGGCGATCCGGAGGCGATGGAGCTTGATGAGGACTTCCTGGAGGCTCTCGAGTACGCGATGCCGCCTTCTGGCGGTATGGGCATGGGGCTGGATCGTCTGGTCATGATGCTGACGAATGCGTCAATTCGCGAGACGATTAGCTTCCCGCTGGTGCGTCCGCGCACCTTGTGA